The DNA sequence CGAACACCGCGATCATCGCGACCGCCGCCGTGGACGAGCCCATGACCAGCGAGAACACGACCAGCGACAGTGCGGCGCACGGTCCCGCGACGCCGATGACCCACTTGCGGCCGACGACCTCGACCAGCAGCACCGAGGTGATGACCCCGAGGATGCCGACCGCGTTCATGACCGTGGTGGAGGCGAACGCGGCCACCTCGCCCATGCCCTGGGCCCGCAGGATCGACGGCATCCAGGACAGCGCGGCGTAGTAGACGACCATGACGGTGATGAACAGCGACCAGGCGACGCCGGTGATGCGCGGGTTGAACGACCACACCATGCGCAGCTGCTCGGCCAGCGCGCCGAGACCGCGGCGGCGCGAGGTGGTCGGCTCCGGCGCGGCGGCGGTGATCGTGTACTGCTCGACGGGGGCGCCGGTGCGGCGGACCATGTCGTCGATGACGGCGCGGGCCTCGGCCTCGCGGCCGGTCCGGGCCAGGTAGAGCGGGGACTCCGGGACGCCGCGGCGGACCCAGACCAGCAGCAGCGCGGGCAGCACCATCAGCGCGAGCATCCAGCGCCAGTTGCCCTCGACGGGCACCAGCAGGGTCGCCGACAGCCCGGCGAGGGTGGCGCCGATCGGCCACCAGTCGTCCATCGCGGCGAGCACCTTGCCCCGGTAGCGCCGGGGTGAGAACTCACTGACGATCGCGTAGTCGACCGGGATGCAGCCGCCGAGCCCGATGCCGGCCAGGAAGCGCAGCGCCAGGAAGACCTCCCAGCTGGGGGAGAAGGCGCCCAGTACGGAGAACAGGGCGAAGATCAGCAGCGTGATGCTGAAGACCCGCTTGCGGCCCATCCGGTCGGCGATCGTGCCGAACGCGACGGCGCCGACGGCCATGCCGATGAGGTTGGCCGTCGCGACGAGGCCGCGCTGGCCGGTCGAGAGGTCGAACTCGACGCCGAGCAGTGGGGTGAGGAAGCCGTTGAGGGCGACGTCCCAGGCGTCGAACATGTAGCCGAGGCCGCCGATGAGGAAGATCTTCCCCCGGACGCCCCAGCGCCAGGGCAGGTCCTGGACGACCTGGTCTCCGGTACGCATGTCGGTGCTCCTCTATCGGGCGAAGGGGTAGGTGACGGACTCGTCGTCCGGATCGTTCAACGGGGAACCCCGCCACAGCCAGTCGTAGGACACGTCGGACTCGCCCTGGAAGCGGCGCAGCTTCTCGTCGCGTTCGCGCTGCTCGGGGCCGTCGGGCAGGTGGTAGAAGTCCATGTTCTGCAGCGAGGCGTCCTGCACGACGCCCGCGTGCTTGGCGCGGCGCTGCACGTACCGCGCGAGCGCGGTGTCGATCCCGCCGCGGCCGGCAGCGCCGAGCTCCTCGGCCAGCACGGCGGCGTCCTCCATCGCCTGCGATGCGCCCTGGGCCTGGTAGGGGAGCATCGCGTGGCAGGCGTCGCCGAGCAGGGCGACCCGGCCGTCGAGCCAGACCGGGTCGCGGCGGCGCCGGTACAGCGCCCACACCGAGACGTCGTCCTTGGCCTTGGACAGCATCGCCGGGACGCGGTCGTCCCAGTCGGCGAAGTCGGCGACGAGGTCCTCGGCGGTGGCGGGGGCGCTCCAGTCGCGCTCGACCTGCTCGGTGCAGGGCACGATCGCGACGACGTTGAGGTACTCGCCGCTGCGGATCATGTAGTGCACCAGGTGCTTGCCGGGGCCGTACCAGATCGTGGAGTGGTAGCGGTCGAGCAGGAACCGGGTCGCCGGGTCCGCGGCGATCAGCTCGCCGGGGATCAGGGCGCGGTAGGCCATCTCGCCGGAGAAGGCGAGGGTGTCGTCGAACCCGGCGAGGTCGCGCACCCCGGACCGGATGCCGTCGGCGCCGACCAGCACGTCGCCCGCGACGCGCAGCCCGCGCGCGGTGACGGCCACCGGGCGGTCCGGGTCGCTGCGGTCGAGTTCGACGACCTTCGCGTCGGTGTGCACGGTCACGGCGGGGCCGGGGCCGTCCGGGTCGAGGCAGGCATCGAGCAGGACCCGGTGCAGGTCGGCGCGGTGGTAGTGCCAGTACGGCGCACCGTAGGCCTCGACGACCTGCTGCCCGAGCGGGAGCTGGGCGATGATCGAGCCGTCCGCCCAGCGCCGCCGCACCTGGTCCTGCGGGGCGGTGTGGATCCGCTCCAGCGACCGGCGCAGCCCCAGGCCGAACAGGATGCGGCTGGCGTTGGGGGCGGTCTGGATCCCGGCGCCGACCTCGCCGAGCTGCGGCGCGGCCTCGAGCACGGTGGCCCGGAAGCCCTGGCGGCGCAGGGCCAGTGCGGCGGTCAGCCCGCCGAGGCCGCCGCCCGTGACCGTGATCTCCAGGGACTGGCTGGGTGCCACGACTACCTCCTCGCATCCGGCGGACCTGTGACGTGGCCCGCACGAGAAGTAATCCGAGCACGTACTATCCGGATACGCAAGGTTCTCGTGGGAACGAACCGGAAGGGAAACCGGGACGTAACGGGGCGGGCGGGTTCAGTCGTCGCCGGGCAGCGACGTCCGCTCCGCGACAGCCTCCCAGTGGGCGCCGAGGGTGTTGAGCAGGCCGGCGATCTCCGAGCGCCGGTCCTGCGGGACCGCGGCCAGCAGCTCCGCGTCCAGGCGCCGCGTCCGGCGGGTGACCTCGGCGAGGGCGGCCGCGCCGTCGCCGGTGAGGGAGAGGATCTTGCGCCGGGCGTCGCGGGGGGACTCGGTGCGCACGATCAGTCCTCGGCGCTCCATCCGGCGGCAGACGTCGGCCATCGTGGAGGTGTCCAGGGCGACGGCGCCGGCCAGCGAGCTCTGGTCGGACTCCGGGTAGGCGCGGATCGCCGACAGCACCGCGAACTGCGGGCCGGTCAGCACCGGGTCGACGTGGCGGCTCCAGGCGGCGAGGTACGCCTGGTACATGCGGCGCGCGCCGTAGCCGGGGGCGGCGACCAGGTCGGCCGGCGGAGCGGTCACGACGGCCGGGCGGCGGTGTTCCCCGCGGTCCGTTCCGCGGCGCAACGGCTCGCCCATGATGCCTCCGTGCTCGTCCGGGCCAGTGCCCTCGTCGGGGACGGATCCTACGTGTCCGGACGATCACCCCGGGTGCCCGGGCCGGGGCTCAGCGCGGACGCAGGCCGTCGACGAGCAGGTCGAGCAGTCGTCCGGCCTGCTCGCGTGCCTGTGGGTCGGCGACGGCCATGCAGATCCCGCTGGTGCCGACGAGCACGTCCGCGGCGTCGACGTCGTCGCGCAGGGTGCCGTCGGCGACGCCGGCCTGCTGTAGCAGTCGGACGGCCTCGACCATCCGCTCGCGACTCTGGGTGAACGGGTTGTGCCCGCAGGCGACGAGAGCGTGCAGTGAGTCCGCGAGGTGCTTCTTCGTGATCACGTAGTCGACGAAGCGGTCCATCCAGGCCCGTAGTGCCTGGTCCGCGGGCAGCTCGGTGCGCAGCTGTTCGGCCGCGGCGCAGAGCCGGTCGAGCTCGTTGCGGTAGACCGCCTCGACCAGGGAGTCCCGGTTCGGGAAGTGCCGGTAGAGCGTGCCGATGCCGACGCCGGCGTCCTTCGCGATGCCGTCGAGGGTCGTGGCGGGGCCGCCGCGGCTCTCCGCGGTGAACGCGCGCACGGCCGCGGCCAGCAGCAGCTCCCGGTTGCGCGCGGCGTCCGCGCGCAGGCCGGAACGTGTGCTGGTGCCCATGACGGTTCCTCCTCGGGTGGACTGACGATCCCACGATACGTCTTGCGATCCGGAGGATGCTCCGGATAGAGTCCCGAGTCATACGGAGGATCCTCCGCTTACTTGTCCCCGGGGACACGGCGACGCAACGACGACGTCACCGACCGCGTACCCGGTGCTCAGAAGGGATCACGCCATGCTGTTCCGCTCCACGACCGACCGATCCCGTCCCGTCTCCACCATCACCTCGACCACCTCGACGGCGGCCGCCGTCCTCCCGGTCGCACCGGCCGCGGCCACCGCCGCCGACGTCCTCGCCGGCGTCGACCTCACCGGGCGGCGCGCCGTCGTCACCGGTGCCACCACCGGGGTCGGTCTCGCCACCGCCCGCGCACTGGCCGCCGCCGGGGCCGAGGTCACCCTCGCCGTGCGCGACGCCGAGGCCGGGGCCGTCGCCCGCGACGGCATCGTCGCCGACACCGGCAACGAGCGCGTCGCCGTCGGCGAGCTCGACCTGTCCGACCAGCGCTCGGTCGCCCGCTTCGTGCGGCTGTGGGACGGCCCGCTGCACATGCTCGTGCACGCCGCCGCCGTCGCCGGTGCCCCGCTGACCCGCACCGTCGACGACTGGGAGCTGCACCTGGCCGTCAACCACCTCGGGCCGGCGTCGCTCACCTCGGGGCTGCACTGGGCGCTCACCGCGGTCGACGGCGCCCGGGTGGTCACCGCGACCTCCGCCGCCCACCGGGACGCGGCGTTCGACCCGGAGGACCCGCACTTCTCCGACGAGCGCTACGACGCCCACCTCGCCCACGCCCGGTCCCGGAGTGCGGCGCTGCTGCACGCGGTCGAGGCCGCGCGTCGCTGGTCGGGCGACGGGATCGCGGTGAACGCCGCCGACCCCGGCCCGGTGGGGGTCGACCCCGAGCAGGGGGCCGCGACGGTCGTGCTGGCTGCGGCGTCACCGCTGGTCGGGGGGATCAGCGGGCGCTACTTCGCCGGGCTCGCGGAGGCGGGACCGGTCGGGCCGGGAGTGGCGGGCGGGGTCGCCACCCACGCGCTCGACCCGGTCGTCGCGCGGCGGGTCTGGCGCTGGACCGAGCGCACGCTGCGCGAGGTCTGGTTCGCCGGGCTGCCCATCGTGGCCTGAGTCGCCGACGGCCGGGCACCCGCCCGGCCCGGCCGTCGTGGTGGAGGAGGAGTCAGTGACGCAGCTCAGTGGTGCAGCTCAGTGGCGCAGCCACACCGCGGTGTCGGCCGGGACCTCGCCGCGCGCGGTGAGCGGGCCGCTGGCCAGCATCACCTCGGCGTCCTCGGGCAGCGACACCGGCGCGGAGGAGACGTTCACCAGGCAGGTGAAGCCGCCGTCGCCGGCGTCGGAGGTGCGGGTCAGGGCCAGCGTGCCTTCCGGCGACTCCTGCCAGGTCAGGGTGCCGCCGCCGAGCGCGGGGTGGGCGCGGCGGATGGCCAGCGCGTCGCGGTAGAGGTGCAGCACCGAGTCCGGGTCGGCCTCCTGGGCGTCCGCGGCGTGCCGGGCGAAGACCGCGGGCTGGGGCAGCCACGGTTCGCCGGACGGGCCGAAGCCGAAGCCCGGCGCGTCCGCGACCCACGGCAGCGGGACGCGGCAGCCGTCGCGTCCGCGCAGGGTGTGCCCGGACAGCTCCCAGGTCGGGTCGTCGAGCCGGTCGGTCGGGATGTCCTCGACCTCGGGAAGCCCGAGCTCCTCGCCCTGGTAGAGGTACGCGGTGCCGGGCAGCGCGAGCATCAGCAGCGTCGCCGCGCGGGCCCGGCGCAGCCCGAGCTCCGGGTCGGCGGGCAGGGCGATCACGTCGTCGAGGTTCCAGCCGCGCCCGGCCTCGGGCTTGCGGGCCAGCCGGCTGGGGTGCCGGCAGACGTCGTGGTTGGACAGCACCCAGGTCGCCGGTGCGCCGACCCGGGTGTTCTCGGCGATCGCGTCGTCGATGTTGGCGCGCAGGTCGTCGGCCAGCCAGGCGGCGGTGAGGAAGTTGAAACTGAACGCGGTCTGCAGCTCGTCCGGGCGCAGGTAGCGGGCCAGTCGCTGCGGGTCCGGCACCCAGGCCTCGGCGACGAACACCCGCGGCGGGTCGTAGGTGTCGCCGATCCGGCGCCACGACCGGAAGATGTCGTGCACGCGGTCGCGGTCGAGGTAGGGGTGGCTGCCGTCCTGGACGTCGTTGACGCCCTCGACGATGTCGGGCAGCCCGGGCTCCTTCACCATCGAGTTCGCGACGTCGACGCGGAACCCGTCCACACCCCGGTCGAACCAGAAGCGCAGCGTCTCCTCGAAGTCGGCGCGGATCTCCGGGTGCTCCCAGTTCACGTCCGGCTGTCGGATGTCGAACAGGTGCAGGTACCACTGCTCCGGGGTCCCGTCGGGGGAGACGACCCGCTCCCACGCGGACCCGCCGAACATCGACTGCCAGTTGTTGGGCGGCAGCGCGCCGTCGGTGCCGCGGCCGTCGCGGAAGATGTAGCGCTCGCGCTCCGGTGAGCCGGGGCCGGCGGCCAGCGCCTGCCGGAACCACACGTGCTCGTCGGAGTGGTGGTTCGGGACGATGTCGAGCAGCACCTTGATGCCGCGCTCGTGCGCCTCGGCGATCAGGGCCTCGGCCTGCGCGGTGTCGCCGAACATCGGGTTGATCGCGCGGTAGTCGGCCACGTCGTAGCCGCCGTCGGCCAGCGGAGACGGGTACCAGGGGTTGATCCAGATCGCGTCGACGCCGAGCCGGTCGAGATGGTCGAGCCTGCTGCGCAGGCCGGTGAGGTCACCGGTCCCGTCGCCGTTCCCGTCGGCGAAGCTTCGGATGTAGACCTGGTAGACGACGGCGTTGCGCCACCAGTCCTGCTCGTGCACGGACATGATGCTCCCGGGTACGGATCGTGGGCGGGGCGGTGTTGCAGAGTGTTTCATCCGGTTGCAACCGCTGTCGAGAGGCGGGCACGATGACCCCCGTGACGGACGAGCCGGTGCGCGAGGTCGTACGCCGGGTGGGTGTCCGGCGGGTCGCCGAGCTCGCCGGGGTCTCGCCGGCGACGGTGTCGCGCGCCCTGCGCGAGGGCACCCCCGTCTCGCACGACACCCGCGAACGCGTCCGGCGGGCGGCGGCCTCCCTCGGCTACTCGGTCCCGGTCCGGCCGCTGACGGTCGCCGTGCTCGCCCGCTTCCCGACCCGCTGGTTCTTCGCCGAGGCGGTCGCCGGGGTGGAGGGCGTGCTGTCCGCGGCCGGGCACGTCACCCAGCTGCACAACCTCGGCGACCCGCAGGCGCGGGCGCACTTCTTCGCGACGCTGCCGGTGCGCGGTCGCGCCGACGGGCTGATCGTCGTCGCCTCGGCCATCGACACCACCGAGGCCGCGGCGCTGGACGCGCTGGGGATCCCGGTCGTCGTACTCGGCGGGGACATGCCCGGTCGGCCACGGATCGGCATCGACGACCGCGCCGGTGCCCGGACCGCCGTCCGTCACCTGCTCGGGCTCGGCCACCGCGGCGTCGCGCTGGTGTCGTTCGACCCCGATGAGGCCAACGGCCGCGCCACGACGACCGACCGGCGCGACGGCTGGGCCGACGCGCACGCCGAGGCCGGGCGCCCCCACGGTCCGGTCGTCGCCACCGGGGCCGGGGTGACCGACGGCGACGCCGCGGCCGCCGAGCTGCTCTCGCTGCCGGTGATGCCGACCGCGGTGTTCGCGATGTCCGACGAGCTCGCCGTCGGCGTGCTGCGCACCCTGCGCCGCGCCGGCGTGACGGTGCCGGGACAGGTGTCGGTGGTCGGGTTCGACGACCACGACTCGGCCGCCGTCGCCGAGCTCACCACGGTCGCCCAGCCGGTTCGCCGCCAGGGCGAGCTCGCCGCCCGGGCACTGCTCGCCGCGCTGGGCGGCGACGTCCCCGGCGGCGTCCCCGGTGATGTCGAGGTGCCGACCCGGCTGGTGGTCCGGGCGACGATGGCGCCACCCCGGGTCAGCTGACCAGCCGGTCCGGGCGCAGCTCCACCCGGCGCAACAGCTGCGCGTTGAGCGCGACGACGACCGTCGACAGGCTCATCAGCAGCGCGCCGACCGCGGGCGGGAGCACGAACCCGACCGGGGCGAGCACCCCGGCCGCGAGCGGCACCGAGACCAGGTTGTAGCCGGCCGCCCACCACAGGTTCTGCAGCATCTTCCGGTACCCGGCGCGGGACAGCGCGATCACCGACAGCACCCCGCGCGGGTCGGACGAGGCGAGGACCACCCCGGCCGAGGCGACGGCGACGTCGGTCCCGGCCCCGATCGCGATGCCGACGTCGGCCCGGGCCAGCGCCGGGGCGTCGTTCACACCGTCGCCGACCATCGCCACGACCGCGCCGCGGGCCTGGAGCCGGGCCACCGCCTCGTCCTTGCCCTCGGGCAGCACCTCGGCGACCACCTCGTCGACGCCCAGGTCGCGGGCGACCGCCTCGGCGACCGGGCGCGCGTCGCCGGTGAGCATCACGACCCGCACACCGCGGGCGTGCAGTGCGTCGACCGCGGCCCGGGACTCCGGGCGGACCGCGTCGGCGAGCGCGAGCGCGCCGACCACCTCGCCGGGTTCCGCACCGGTCACCACGTACAGCACGGTGGCGCCGTCGTCGCCCCACCGGTGCACGTCGCCGGCGAGCTCCGCGGGCACACCGAGACCGCGCTCGCGCAGCAGCGCCGGGCCGCCCACCGCGACCGGCCGCCCGTCGACGGTCGCGGAGACACCGCGCCCGGTGTACGAGCGGAACCCCTCGGCGACCGGGACGTCCCGCCCGTCGGCCGCGGTGACGACCGCCCGGGCCAGCGGGTGCTCGCTGTCGGCCTCGACGGCGGCGGCCAGGGACAGGGTCTCCGCGGCGCCCGCGGTCCCGACGACCCGGGGGCTGCCGGTGGTCAGGGTGCCGGTCTTGTCGAACAGCACCGTGTCGACGGTGCGGGTGCGCTCCAGCGCGAGCCGGTCGGTGACCAGCACCCCCGACCGCGCCGCGCGGGCCGTGGAGATGGCGATGACCAGCGGGATCGCCAACCCCAGCGCGTGCGGGCAGGCGATCACCAGCACGGTGACGGTGCGGGTGACCGCCTGCGCGGTGTCGCCGAGCAGCGTCCACGCGGCGAAGGTCAGCACCCCGGCACCCGCGGCGAACCAGAACAGCAGCGCCGCCGCGCGGTCGGCGAGTGCCTGGGCCCGGGAGCGCGAGGCCTGCGCGTTCGCGACCAGGCGGCGGATGCCCGACAGTGCGGTGTCCTCGCCGACGGCGTCGACCCGGACCCGCAGCGCGGAGTCGGTGGCGACGGTACCCGCGACCACGCGGTCGCCGGTCCCGCGCGCGACCGGCCGGGACTCGCCGGTGATCATCGACTCGTCCACCTCGGCAGCACCGTCGACGACCGTGCCGTCGGCGGGCACCCGGGCGCCGGACCGGACCAGCACGACGTCGCCGACGGTCAGGTCGGCCGGTGCGACCGTGCCGATCGCGCCGTCGGCCCCGATCCGCTCGGCGGTGTCCGGCAGCAGCGCGGCCAGTGCGTCGAGGGCTCCGGACGCCTGGCCGAGCGCACGCATCTCGAGCCAGTGCCCGAGCAGCATGATCACGACCAGCAGTGCCAGCTCCCACCAGAAGTCCAGCCCGCCGACGCCGAGTGAGCTCAGCAGGCTCGCCACCCACGCGACGCCCACGGCCATGCCGATCAGCAGCATCATCCCGGGCCGGTGCGCCCGGATCTCGGCGACGGCGCCGGACAGGAACGGCCACCCCGGCCAGAAGAGGATCACGGTGCCGAGCACCGGTGGGACCCACGCCGACCACGTCGGTGGCGTGTACCCGAGCAGCATCCCGGTCATCGCGCTGAACCCGACGACGGGGACGGCGAGCACCAGCGCGACGACGAACCGGTCCCGGAACGCCGCCGCGTGGTCGGCGTGTCCGTGTCCCGTGTGGTCGGCGTGCCCTCCGTGACCACCCCCGGGGTGCGTCCCGTGCTCCTGCGGGGCCGAGGCGGCCCGTGGCTCGCCGTGCATCGTCTACCTCCCGACGTCGTGGACGCCCGCTGCAGCGCTCATACCCCCCAGGGTATTCCCCCGGGGCGGTTCCCGCGGGGTACGGTCGCGGTCGTCCCGCGGGGACACCACGGAGGTGGTCGGGGTGGTCAGGGTCGAGGGGCACTGGCGCAACCGCAGCTGGGTCGCCGCGCACTACCGGCACCCGATGCGGCCCGGCGCCGACCAGACGGTGCTCGTCCTGCCGCCCGCCTGGTCGGTGTGCATCGACCTGTCCGCGCACGGCGGACCGTTCCCCGCCGAGCCGGTGGACGGTCGCCCCCGCGCCACCGCTGCCCGCACCCCGGCCGCCCGCCGAGCAGTGAGGCGGCAGGATGGTGCGGTGCCGAAGCTGATCGAGAACGCGAGCCGGGTCACCGCCGCCGGGACCCCGCCCAAGACCATCGACGAGTACGTGGGCCGGGTGAACTCCGGCGACGACGCGGTGTCGGTCGCCCACATGCGCAGCCCGTCCGGCTGGGCCGAGCCCGGCCAGACCCCGGAGTTCGACGAGTA is a window from the Pseudonocardia sp. HH130629-09 genome containing:
- a CDS encoding TetR/AcrR family transcriptional regulator, whose translation is MGTSTRSGLRADAARNRELLLAAAVRAFTAESRGGPATTLDGIAKDAGVGIGTLYRHFPNRDSLVEAVYRNELDRLCAAAEQLRTELPADQALRAWMDRFVDYVITKKHLADSLHALVACGHNPFTQSRERMVEAVRLLQQAGVADGTLRDDVDAADVLVGTSGICMAVADPQAREQAGRLLDLLVDGLRPR
- a CDS encoding glycoside hydrolase family 13 protein, with translation MSVHEQDWWRNAVVYQVYIRSFADGNGDGTGDLTGLRSRLDHLDRLGVDAIWINPWYPSPLADGGYDVADYRAINPMFGDTAQAEALIAEAHERGIKVLLDIVPNHHSDEHVWFRQALAAGPGSPERERYIFRDGRGTDGALPPNNWQSMFGGSAWERVVSPDGTPEQWYLHLFDIRQPDVNWEHPEIRADFEETLRFWFDRGVDGFRVDVANSMVKEPGLPDIVEGVNDVQDGSHPYLDRDRVHDIFRSWRRIGDTYDPPRVFVAEAWVPDPQRLARYLRPDELQTAFSFNFLTAAWLADDLRANIDDAIAENTRVGAPATWVLSNHDVCRHPSRLARKPEAGRGWNLDDVIALPADPELGLRRARAATLLMLALPGTAYLYQGEELGLPEVEDIPTDRLDDPTWELSGHTLRGRDGCRVPLPWVADAPGFGFGPSGEPWLPQPAVFARHAADAQEADPDSVLHLYRDALAIRRAHPALGGGTLTWQESPEGTLALTRTSDAGDGGFTCLVNVSSAPVSLPEDAEVMLASGPLTARGEVPADTAVWLRH
- a CDS encoding cupin domain-containing protein, which codes for MVRVEGHWRNRSWVAAHYRHPMRPGADQTVLVLPPAWSVCIDLSAHGGPFPAEPVDGRPRATAARTPAARRAVRRQDGAVPKLIENASRVTAAGTPPKTIDEYVGRVNSGDDAVSVAHMRSPSGWAEPGQTPEFDEYTLVLRGALRVEYDGGELTVAAGQAVHTAPGEWVRYSSPGPEGAEYVAVCLPAFEIGAAHRDDEAGS
- a CDS encoding SDR family NAD(P)-dependent oxidoreductase gives rise to the protein MLFRSTTDRSRPVSTITSTTSTAAAVLPVAPAAATAADVLAGVDLTGRRAVVTGATTGVGLATARALAAAGAEVTLAVRDAEAGAVARDGIVADTGNERVAVGELDLSDQRSVARFVRLWDGPLHMLVHAAAVAGAPLTRTVDDWELHLAVNHLGPASLTSGLHWALTAVDGARVVTATSAAHRDAAFDPEDPHFSDERYDAHLAHARSRSAALLHAVEAARRWSGDGIAVNAADPGPVGVDPEQGAATVVLAAASPLVGGISGRYFAGLAEAGPVGPGVAGGVATHALDPVVARRVWRWTERTLREVWFAGLPIVA
- a CDS encoding copper-translocating P-type ATPase is translated as MHGEPRAASAPQEHGTHPGGGHGGHADHTGHGHADHAAAFRDRFVVALVLAVPVVGFSAMTGMLLGYTPPTWSAWVPPVLGTVILFWPGWPFLSGAVAEIRAHRPGMMLLIGMAVGVAWVASLLSSLGVGGLDFWWELALLVVIMLLGHWLEMRALGQASGALDALAALLPDTAERIGADGAIGTVAPADLTVGDVVLVRSGARVPADGTVVDGAAEVDESMITGESRPVARGTGDRVVAGTVATDSALRVRVDAVGEDTALSGIRRLVANAQASRSRAQALADRAAALLFWFAAGAGVLTFAAWTLLGDTAQAVTRTVTVLVIACPHALGLAIPLVIAISTARAARSGVLVTDRLALERTRTVDTVLFDKTGTLTTGSPRVVGTAGAAETLSLAAAVEADSEHPLARAVVTAADGRDVPVAEGFRSYTGRGVSATVDGRPVAVGGPALLRERGLGVPAELAGDVHRWGDDGATVLYVVTGAEPGEVVGALALADAVRPESRAAVDALHARGVRVVMLTGDARPVAEAVARDLGVDEVVAEVLPEGKDEAVARLQARGAVVAMVGDGVNDAPALARADVGIAIGAGTDVAVASAGVVLASSDPRGVLSVIALSRAGYRKMLQNLWWAAGYNLVSVPLAAGVLAPVGFVLPPAVGALLMSLSTVVVALNAQLLRRVELRPDRLVS
- a CDS encoding FAD-dependent monooxygenase — protein: MAPSQSLEITVTGGGLGGLTAALALRRQGFRATVLEAAPQLGEVGAGIQTAPNASRILFGLGLRRSLERIHTAPQDQVRRRWADGSIIAQLPLGQQVVEAYGAPYWHYHRADLHRVLLDACLDPDGPGPAVTVHTDAKVVELDRSDPDRPVAVTARGLRVAGDVLVGADGIRSGVRDLAGFDDTLAFSGEMAYRALIPGELIAADPATRFLLDRYHSTIWYGPGKHLVHYMIRSGEYLNVVAIVPCTEQVERDWSAPATAEDLVADFADWDDRVPAMLSKAKDDVSVWALYRRRRDPVWLDGRVALLGDACHAMLPYQAQGASQAMEDAAVLAEELGAAGRGGIDTALARYVQRRAKHAGVVQDASLQNMDFYHLPDGPEQRERDEKLRRFQGESDVSYDWLWRGSPLNDPDDESVTYPFAR
- a CDS encoding MFS transporter, giving the protein MRTGDQVVQDLPWRWGVRGKIFLIGGLGYMFDAWDVALNGFLTPLLGVEFDLSTGQRGLVATANLIGMAVGAVAFGTIADRMGRKRVFSITLLIFALFSVLGAFSPSWEVFLALRFLAGIGLGGCIPVDYAIVSEFSPRRYRGKVLAAMDDWWPIGATLAGLSATLLVPVEGNWRWMLALMVLPALLLVWVRRGVPESPLYLARTGREAEARAVIDDMVRRTGAPVEQYTITAAAPEPTTSRRRGLGALAEQLRMVWSFNPRITGVAWSLFITVMVVYYAALSWMPSILRAQGMGEVAAFASTTVMNAVGILGVITSVLLVEVVGRKWVIGVAGPCAALSLVVFSLVMGSSTAAVAMIAVFGFFALVVIPVMYAYVSELYPTELRASGFGWASSSSRAVTGFVPLIFGSLLWPVLGLPLTFTLMALLVLAAVTFMALGAPETRGRELDRITGDEQTLDAPAVERVEKA
- a CDS encoding MarR family winged helix-turn-helix transcriptional regulator, whose amino-acid sequence is MGEPLRRGTDRGEHRRPAVVTAPPADLVAAPGYGARRMYQAYLAAWSRHVDPVLTGPQFAVLSAIRAYPESDQSSLAGAVALDTSTMADVCRRMERRGLIVRTESPRDARRKILSLTGDGAAALAEVTRRTRRLDAELLAAVPQDRRSEIAGLLNTLGAHWEAVAERTSLPGDD
- a CDS encoding LacI family DNA-binding transcriptional regulator, which codes for MTPVTDEPVREVVRRVGVRRVAELAGVSPATVSRALREGTPVSHDTRERVRRAAASLGYSVPVRPLTVAVLARFPTRWFFAEAVAGVEGVLSAAGHVTQLHNLGDPQARAHFFATLPVRGRADGLIVVASAIDTTEAAALDALGIPVVVLGGDMPGRPRIGIDDRAGARTAVRHLLGLGHRGVALVSFDPDEANGRATTTDRRDGWADAHAEAGRPHGPVVATGAGVTDGDAAAAELLSLPVMPTAVFAMSDELAVGVLRTLRRAGVTVPGQVSVVGFDDHDSAAVAELTTVAQPVRRQGELAARALLAALGGDVPGGVPGDVEVPTRLVVRATMAPPRVS